The DNA window TGGCCGGGGTGAAACAAGCCCTGGCCGAAGGCGCAAATTGCCAGGGTTATTTTGCATGGACTCTGGTCGATAACTTTGAGTGGGCAGAGGGTTACAGCAAGCGTTTTGGCTTGGTGTATGTCGATCATAAGACCCAGCAGCGCACCATCAAAGACAGCGGCCTGTGGTTCAAGGAGCTTATCGCTGCCCAGAGATGAAAATCACGGCAAGGGGGTGGGCATAGGTATGCGGCCTTATATAGTTTTTCAGAAAAAGAATTTGAGCCTCTGTCGGGTGGCGAGAGGGCACAATGCCCTCCTCCCACCCTAAAACATTATCTGAACATCTGTAGTAACCCTCCAATAGTCACAACGACGAGCAGCAATAGAATCAAACTGTATTTAGGTCGCGGCTCGAAAATCAAAAGAGGCCAAAGCCAAATAACGCCATAGACGGCTGCAAGCAAAGTGGCTTGGATATTTCTGCCTATAAAGATCATTATGATTATGCCAATGCCAGACAAAAAAACGCCCAAAAGCCATAAATTATCTGAAGTTGAAGATAAGCGAACCCCAGCACCCGCTTCGGCCTGGGCCTTAAACCCCATCAGCATTCTTCTTTCCATGATATAATGCAATGGCCTTCCAATAAAATCACCAATTATACTCTTCAGATTTGGCAATTCCTGCCCATGGGTGCGTACGATCAAACGAGTTTGCTTTGAATTGATCTTCTTCAAAACAAAAGCCCCCCAATCTTTTAAAACAAACGATTGTCCAGGTTCAACCGCTACTACCGGAAAATTATATTTTATTAGGCTCTTGGATTCATCGAGCGATGCTGGCACAATACGCCCCACTTTCATTTCTTGAAATTCTGGTTCTACATCTCCCTTGCGGAACTCATATCCTAATGCCTTTTCGATAAAAGAGTAACTGAAAAATCCTCCCCGGTCCGCCCCCAGTTGAACCAGCCATTTCCAAACTTCAGAAATTGGCGCATTTATAGTTATCGCCCGAGTGGCGCTTATATATGGGGCTAAACTATCTCCCACTAACGGCATTTTTACTTCATTTTTAGATGCGCCCCAAGTTAAGATTATGGGGCGCAGAAAAACAGCATATACTATTATTTGAAGGCCAATAATAAATATAAGGATTAAAAAAGATTCCATTATATTTGACATTGTTACTCCTCAG is part of the Anaerolineae bacterium genome and encodes:
- a CDS encoding family 1 glycosylhydrolase; this encodes MSPWSWAAPPQRILAGVKQALAEGANCQGYFAWTLVDNFEWAEGYSKRFGLVYVDHKTQQRTIKDSGLWFKELIAAQR